AGGGTACGCGCTCTAGCCTTCGAGAAGGAAACAAGCTCTCGGTTCCTCTGACCGCCTGCAACCTGTTCCCAACCCTGGTCACTACCATGATCGACGTTGGTGAGGAAACGGGTCGTTTGCCGGAGATGTTGGTCAAGGTTGGCGATTTTTACGATATGGAAGTTGAGTCAGCGGTTAAGGGACTCACTTCGTTGATCGAGCCGCTGCTGATCATGTTCCTCGGTGGCGTCGTTGGCTTTATCGCCATCTCGATCATGGTTCCGATGTTCGGAATTGTCAACCAGATTAAGTGAAAAACGCACAGGATGTGCCTCGACCTAAAGATTCAAGGAAGGATATGCAACCAAACCAACTGAACAACGACGCCGAAGAGCTGGTACTCCGTTACCTGGAGCACCCTCGGCCGGAGCTCAAAGACCTGATTATGGTGACTTACACCGGATTGGTCGAGCGGACGGCGCGCAAGTTTTCGGGCATCGAGGCGTTCGAGGATTTGGTACAGGTGGGCTACATTGGCTTGCTGAACGCCTTGGGCAAGTTTGATCCAACTGCGGGAGTTCGGTTTAACACTTATGCAACCTATCTGGTGGCGGGAGAGATCAAGCATTATCTGCGCGATAAGTCGCAGACGATCCGTCAGCCAGCTTGGCTCCAAGAGCTACGTCACAAAGTCAACCGCGCAGCCGCTGCTTTGCAGACAGAATTGAATCGAGTGCCGACTGAGCGAGAGATCGCGGATGCGATTGGCATCAGCGAGAGCTCGGTGCATGAAGTGATTGTCACTCAGGACCTGCTTCGAGTAGGTTCGCTGGACTCTATGAACAACCCGGAAGATGACAGCGAGAGCGAAATCGACAAGATCGATGCCGCGGCGTTTTCGCCTGAGCAGCTGTCAGTTGAGGATCGCGTCGTTCTAGAAGCGGCGATGGGTCAGCTACGAGACCTTGAGAAGCAAGTTCTGACAATGTTCCACTTTGACGCGATGAATCAGACCGAGATCGCTTCGAAACTTGACATCTCGTGCAACTATGTTTCGCACATCCTTCGGCAGAGCCTTTCGAAGTTGCGTAAGATTTTGACAACCG
This genomic stretch from Armatimonadota bacterium harbors:
- a CDS encoding sigma-70 family RNA polymerase sigma factor, translated to MKNAQDVPRPKDSRKDMQPNQLNNDAEELVLRYLEHPRPELKDLIMVTYTGLVERTARKFSGIEAFEDLVQVGYIGLLNALGKFDPTAGVRFNTYATYLVAGEIKHYLRDKSQTIRQPAWLQELRHKVNRAAAALQTELNRVPTEREIADAIGISESSVHEVIVTQDLLRVGSLDSMNNPEDDSESEIDKIDAAAFSPEQLSVEDRVVLEAAMGQLRDLEKQVLTMFHFDAMNQTEIASKLDISCNYVSHILRQSLSKLRKILTTEETKDRMLRRQETSGGADVIDAASGAYTEAYFKTRLEEELHRASFEKTVVALMLVDFQGLEGLRKFYGEQSVLDFLADAAEFFRDNVRRLDVVARYGSTGFAIILPSGGKNIQLVKDRLHNRLMDWVSGRYGSTGAIQTLIGEAISPVDGKGAVELTAKAQGLMAASSRIAA